A window from Mya arenaria isolate MELC-2E11 chromosome 9, ASM2691426v1 encodes these proteins:
- the LOC128246782 gene encoding uncharacterized protein LOC128246782 isoform X3 yields MKMHGIKSIFVGFMTFSMIGFSGSLAPEHVCTDVKAISKVFEKSACEHIGYVRMLSWFVSITNGTCTLVDELLHCVAKSMYGLREHENIESCVLHMRDALRDTHVSSMFPAYPFKWKFCEEIFACRDDIPTTVYDVLFVTV; encoded by the exons atgaaaatgcatggaattaaaagcatttttgtCGGTTTTATGACCTTCAGCATGATTGGTTTCTCag GAAGCCTAGCGCCGGAGCATGTTTGTACCGATGTCAAGGCTATCTCAAAGGTTTTCGAGAAGTCAGCATGCGAGCATATTGGATATGTCAGAATGTTAAGTTGGTTCGTTAGTATAACGAACGGAACATGCAC ATTGGTAGACGAGTTGCTGCATTGCGTTGCTAAATCAATGTATGGTTTGAGAGAGCATGAGAACATAGAATCGTGTGTTCTGCACATGCGCGATGCGCTTCGAGACACACATGTTAGTTCAATGTTTCCAGCATATCCGTTTAAATGGAAGTTCTGTGAAG AAATCTTTGCATGCAGAGACGATATCCCGACAACTGTGTATGACGTTTTGTTTGTGACTGTGTAA
- the LOC128246782 gene encoding uncharacterized protein LOC128246782 isoform X2, which yields MRAIVPGSLAPEHVCTDVKAISKVFEKSACEHIGYVRMLSWFVSITNGTCTLVDELLHCVAKSMYGLREHENIESCVLHMRDALRDTHVSSMFPAYPFKWKFCEVVWCENFHKFTDAQVACFVRCLLGPAAICIGGVLAFLCLVTAVGRISNNSFIAWCIKALLVMIVAVIWIGYKPKLFTLFSVVNILKFVIDCDCCEV from the exons ATGCGCGCAATCGTCCCAG GAAGCCTAGCGCCGGAGCATGTTTGTACCGATGTCAAGGCTATCTCAAAGGTTTTCGAGAAGTCAGCATGCGAGCATATTGGATATGTCAGAATGTTAAGTTGGTTCGTTAGTATAACGAACGGAACATGCAC ATTGGTAGACGAGTTGCTGCATTGCGTTGCTAAATCAATGTATGGTTTGAGAGAGCATGAGAACATAGAATCGTGTGTTCTGCACATGCGCGATGCGCTTCGAGACACACATGTTAGTTCAATGTTTCCAGCATATCCGTTTAAATGGAAGTTCTGTGAAG TTGTATGGTGTGAAAACTTCCACAAATTCACAGATGCTCAAGTCGCATGTTTTGTTAGGTGCCTTTTGGGTCCAGCAGCTATATGTATTGGGGGAGTTCTTGCTTTTCTATGCCTTGTTACCGCCGTTGGAAGAATTTCCAATAATTCGTTTATAGCCTGGTGTATTAAGGCCTTGTTGGTCATGATAGTTGCTGTTATTTGGATTGGCTACAAGCCAAAGTTGTTCACGTTGTTTTCAGTAGtcaatatacttaaatttgtaATAGACTGTGACTGCTGTGAAGTATAG
- the LOC128246782 gene encoding uncharacterized protein LOC128246782 isoform X1, giving the protein MKMHGIKSIFVGFMTFSMIGFSGSLAPEHVCTDVKAISKVFEKSACEHIGYVRMLSWFVSITNGTCTLVDELLHCVAKSMYGLREHENIESCVLHMRDALRDTHVSSMFPAYPFKWKFCEVVWCENFHKFTDAQVACFVRCLLGPAAICIGGVLAFLCLVTAVGRISNNSFIAWCIKALLVMIVAVIWIGYKPKLFTLFSVVNILKFVIDCDCCEV; this is encoded by the exons atgaaaatgcatggaattaaaagcatttttgtCGGTTTTATGACCTTCAGCATGATTGGTTTCTCag GAAGCCTAGCGCCGGAGCATGTTTGTACCGATGTCAAGGCTATCTCAAAGGTTTTCGAGAAGTCAGCATGCGAGCATATTGGATATGTCAGAATGTTAAGTTGGTTCGTTAGTATAACGAACGGAACATGCAC ATTGGTAGACGAGTTGCTGCATTGCGTTGCTAAATCAATGTATGGTTTGAGAGAGCATGAGAACATAGAATCGTGTGTTCTGCACATGCGCGATGCGCTTCGAGACACACATGTTAGTTCAATGTTTCCAGCATATCCGTTTAAATGGAAGTTCTGTGAAG TTGTATGGTGTGAAAACTTCCACAAATTCACAGATGCTCAAGTCGCATGTTTTGTTAGGTGCCTTTTGGGTCCAGCAGCTATATGTATTGGGGGAGTTCTTGCTTTTCTATGCCTTGTTACCGCCGTTGGAAGAATTTCCAATAATTCGTTTATAGCCTGGTGTATTAAGGCCTTGTTGGTCATGATAGTTGCTGTTATTTGGATTGGCTACAAGCCAAAGTTGTTCACGTTGTTTTCAGTAGtcaatatacttaaatttgtaATAGACTGTGACTGCTGTGAAGTATAG
- the LOC128246784 gene encoding uncharacterized protein LOC128246784: MQLIRLKNGSHIVVQQGINLCGSAFITTQSPFYYIYCCDGVVPQFEKSKWNTMECCGTKTSQTCCNNTIFNGDQRCCQGHTPYILKAEECCENKVINRSKELCCKNNIVTKTHPSHYGCCNINRAWTTYNEFDPPEECLLTHIRKTLRNNPTKTGSRSGGNQIAESVTTERSPLEECPFTECFDREQNNVQLAKSFLTWTFFLTT; the protein is encoded by the exons ATGCAACTGATACGTCTAAAGAATGGCTCTCACATTGTTGTCCAGCAAGGCATCAACTTATGTGGGAGTG CTTTTATCACAACGCAAAGTCCATTTTATTACATCTACTGCTGTGACGGTGTTGTTCCTCAATTTGAAAAGAGCAAATGGAATACTATGGAATGTTGTGGGACAAAGACAAGCCAAACATGCTGCAACAACACTATTTTCAACGGTGATCAGAGATGTTGTCAAGGAC ATACACCTTACATTCTGAAGGCCGAAGAATGTTGTGAAAACAAGGTCATCAACAGATCAAAGGAGCTGTGttgcaaaaacaatattgtgACAAAGACGCATCCTTCCCACTACGGATGTTGCAACATTAACCGTGCATGGACAACCTACAATGAGTTTGATCCTCCTGAA GAGTGTCTTTTGACACATATAAGAAAAACATTGCGTAACAATCCGACAAAAACAGGAAGTAGGTCGGGAGGGAATCAAATCGCAGAAAGTGTAACTACAGAGAGAAGCCCATTAGAAGAATGTCCGTTCACAGAATGTTTTGATAGGGAACAGAACAACGTTCAACTTGCAAAAAGTTTTTTG ACTTGGACCTTTTTCTTGACGACGTAA
- the LOC128246781 gene encoding uncharacterized protein LOC128246781, giving the protein MKIHGIKSIFVGFMTFSMIGFSGSLAPEKICSTVQNIEEAFQKSACKPIGYITMLTWIVQQTDIKEMCTQLKVLLNCVAQSIFGWSELEKIELCVLHMRTALRNKRVDSMFATLPFRWESCERVWCQIRREYTDDQFRCIVRCLQIPAAKVIGGSLALICLVLFCLTAVRLLPTFNAETFMACFIFLGVVLQDYFNAIVLYLIPAATKARAAHYCNCC; this is encoded by the exons atgaaaattcatggaattaaaagcatttttgtCGGTTTTATGACCTTCAGCATGATTGGTTTCTCag GAAGCCTTGCGCCAGAAAAGATTTGTTCCACTGTCCAGAATATCGAAGAAGCTTTCCAGAAGTCAGCATGCAAGCCGATTGGATATATTACAATGTTAACCTGGATCGTTCAACAAAcagatataaaagaaatgtgcac ACAATTAAAAGTGTTGCTGAATTGCGTTGCTCAATCAATTTTTGGATGGAGTGAGCTTGAGAAAATAGAGCTGTGTGTCCTGCACATGCGTACTGCACTTCGAAACAAACGTGTGGACTCAATGTTCGCAACATTGCCCTTTAGATGGGAGTCCTGTGAAA GGGTATGGTGTCAAATCCGGCGCGAATACACAGATGATCAATTCAGGTGTATTGTAAGGTGCCTTCAAATACCCGCAGCTAAAGTTATTGGAGGAAGTCTTGCTTTAATATgccttgttttgttttgtcttacCGCCGTTCGATTATTGCCCACGTTTAATGCCGAAACCTTTATGgcctgttttatatttttgggCGTAGTTTTACAAGACTACTTTAATGCAATCGTGTTATATTTGATTCCAGCAGCTACTAAAGCAAGAGCTGCACATTACTGCAATTGCTGTTAA